From a single Methylacidiphilum kamchatkense Kam1 genomic region:
- the acs gene encoding acetate--CoA ligase, with protein sequence MQEDNSYFHSTKKIYPPLPCSQNDLVDSMQTYFTLYKESIAHPELFWEKIAKDIDWFEPWTKVFDGQFPHCQWFCGGKLNAAYNCLDRHLSGNRKHKTAILWEGEFGERISYTYQELSQEVARYANVLRRHGVNCSDTVIIFMPLIPQAIITMLACARIGAIHSVVFAGFSAKSLLERIVDSGAKIIVSADGGFRRGKIIPLKERVDEALKHSSQVQKVLLFKRTGAPIGWCHGRDYWMEEEASLVETTCEPVPLDSEHPLFILYTSGTTGKPKGVVHSTGGYLVQTAFSSKIVFDLQEEDLYWCTADIGWITGHSYVVYGLLANGASVFIYEGAPDFPSYDRFWQLIEKYKITIFYTSPTAIRSFIKWGTQWIEKHDLSSLRILGSVGEPINPDVFLWFYKNIGKEKCPIVDTWWQTETGSILISPLPKVTPMKPGSATFPLFGIEPEVVDEKGEPMPAGKNGLLVIKKPWPSMLRGIYGDEESFKKIYFSRIPGVYFTGDGAYKDKEGYFWIIGRIDDVINVSGHRIGSAELESALISHPAVAEAAVIGVPDPEKGEALIAYVTLKEGWTSSLDLENALKEHVVKEIGSIARPKEIRFIDALPKTRSGKIVRRLLKEISREGHISGDITTLEDSQCLDKLIKG encoded by the coding sequence ATACAAGAAGACAACTCCTATTTTCACTCTACTAAAAAAATCTATCCTCCACTTCCATGCTCGCAGAACGATTTAGTCGATTCCATGCAAACGTATTTTACCCTCTACAAAGAATCTATTGCTCATCCTGAACTTTTCTGGGAGAAAATAGCCAAAGATATCGACTGGTTCGAACCATGGACTAAAGTTTTCGATGGCCAATTCCCTCATTGTCAGTGGTTTTGTGGAGGCAAACTTAATGCAGCTTATAATTGTTTAGATAGGCATTTAAGCGGAAATAGAAAACATAAGACTGCCATACTCTGGGAAGGAGAATTTGGAGAAAGGATTTCTTACACTTATCAAGAGTTAAGTCAAGAAGTGGCTAGATATGCCAATGTCTTAAGAAGGCATGGAGTCAACTGCTCAGATACGGTGATCATTTTCATGCCTTTAATCCCCCAAGCGATCATCACTATGCTTGCGTGTGCACGTATTGGCGCTATTCACAGCGTCGTCTTTGCTGGATTTAGTGCAAAGTCACTCCTTGAACGAATAGTTGATAGTGGAGCCAAGATCATTGTTAGCGCCGATGGTGGCTTTCGGAGAGGCAAAATCATTCCTTTAAAAGAGCGTGTGGACGAAGCGCTTAAACACAGCTCACAAGTTCAAAAAGTCCTTCTTTTTAAAAGGACAGGGGCCCCCATTGGGTGGTGCCATGGCAGAGACTATTGGATGGAAGAAGAAGCTAGTTTGGTTGAAACTACTTGCGAGCCGGTTCCCTTAGACAGTGAGCATCCCCTCTTCATTCTTTATACCAGTGGCACGACCGGAAAACCAAAAGGGGTTGTCCATTCCACCGGAGGCTATTTGGTTCAAACGGCTTTCAGTTCGAAGATTGTATTTGATCTACAAGAAGAGGATTTATACTGGTGCACGGCCGATATTGGGTGGATTACTGGCCATAGCTACGTCGTCTATGGTCTGCTAGCTAACGGAGCATCCGTTTTCATTTATGAAGGAGCTCCCGATTTTCCTTCTTACGACCGATTTTGGCAGCTAATCGAAAAATACAAGATCACTATATTCTATACCTCTCCCACCGCGATCCGATCCTTTATCAAGTGGGGGACCCAATGGATAGAAAAACATGATCTCTCTTCCTTAAGAATATTGGGCAGTGTCGGAGAACCTATTAATCCCGATGTATTTTTATGGTTCTACAAAAATATTGGCAAAGAAAAATGTCCCATCGTAGACACATGGTGGCAAACGGAAACAGGGTCTATTTTGATATCCCCTCTGCCCAAGGTTACCCCAATGAAACCTGGTTCAGCCACTTTTCCACTTTTTGGAATAGAACCTGAGGTCGTTGATGAAAAAGGGGAGCCCATGCCTGCTGGGAAAAATGGGTTGTTGGTCATAAAAAAACCATGGCCTTCGATGTTAAGAGGCATCTATGGGGATGAGGAGAGTTTCAAAAAAATTTACTTCAGTAGAATCCCAGGAGTATACTTTACAGGGGATGGAGCGTATAAAGATAAAGAAGGTTATTTCTGGATTATAGGCAGAATCGATGATGTGATCAATGTCTCAGGACATCGCATTGGATCTGCTGAATTAGAAAGCGCACTCATTAGTCATCCAGCAGTTGCTGAAGCTGCAGTCATTGGAGTCCCTGATCCAGAAAAAGGAGAGGCTCTTATAGCCTACGTAACACTCAAAGAAGGATGGACTTCGTCATTGGACTTAGAGAATGCTTTAAAGGAACATGTTGTAAAAGAGATAGGCTCTATAGCAAGACCAAAGGAAATTCGATTCATTGATGCATTACCTAAGACTCGAAGTGGCAAAATTGTTCGCAGACTTCTAAAAGAAATCAGTCGTGAGGGGCATATTTCAGGAGATATAACCACGCTAGAAGATAGCCAGTGTTTAGATAAGCTAATAAAAGGCTAA
- the gltX gene encoding glutamate--tRNA ligase, with the protein MTSTTPSHPRVRFAPSPTGYLHIGGARTALFNWLYARHTNGTFILRIEDTDASRNTPQALSVIFENLRWLGLDWDEGPLPDGSTIGSFGPYFQSQRKDIYEAYCKKLIDKDMAYIKEGAVLFRMPRKRIIVPDIICGDIYFDCTLEKDFVIRRKDGSFVFHLVNVVDDCEMKITHVIRGEDHLSNTPKHIAIFESLGIKSPLYAHIPLILNPEGSKMSKRDKGSSVQEYIDEGYLPKAFRNYLCLLGWSIKENREIFDIEEAIAKFDLTQIHRSNARFNRQKLLWINGEYMRAMPLEELLPHALSWLKKAGLIDDHYDNIPFLKGAVAIVREKVKTGKELVDWMKPLLSEQIEYEDAVLQKYLDNKGKNILKEVFPYLEKISPFQSKELEETIKSLAMKNGRKTADYIHRLRVALTGRTVGPSLYPMLEVLGKEKVLNRLHKVLFEHE; encoded by the coding sequence ATGACCTCAACCACTCCATCTCATCCACGCGTTCGATTCGCTCCGTCTCCTACCGGCTATCTTCATATAGGCGGAGCTAGAACTGCTCTATTCAATTGGCTTTATGCCAGGCATACGAACGGAACTTTTATTTTGAGGATCGAAGATACCGATGCAAGCCGAAATACCCCTCAAGCCTTATCGGTCATTTTTGAGAACCTCCGCTGGTTAGGCCTAGATTGGGACGAAGGTCCTTTACCTGATGGCAGCACCATTGGATCATTTGGTCCTTATTTTCAAAGCCAGAGAAAAGATATTTACGAAGCTTACTGTAAGAAGCTGATCGATAAAGATATGGCCTATATCAAAGAGGGAGCTGTTCTTTTCCGAATGCCTCGAAAGCGAATCATTGTGCCAGATATTATCTGTGGCGATATCTATTTTGATTGTACGCTAGAAAAAGATTTTGTGATTCGTAGAAAAGACGGCTCCTTTGTGTTTCACCTCGTTAATGTTGTAGACGATTGTGAAATGAAGATAACCCATGTGATCCGGGGAGAAGATCATTTATCTAATACCCCTAAACATATTGCCATTTTTGAATCTTTGGGGATAAAGTCACCTCTTTATGCTCATATTCCCCTTATCCTCAATCCGGAAGGCTCAAAAATGAGCAAACGAGATAAAGGTTCTTCTGTCCAGGAGTATATTGATGAAGGGTATTTACCTAAGGCCTTCCGCAATTATTTGTGTTTGCTTGGCTGGTCGATCAAAGAAAATAGAGAGATATTCGACATTGAAGAGGCAATTGCAAAGTTCGATCTAACTCAGATTCATCGGAGCAACGCTCGTTTTAATCGTCAAAAGCTGCTGTGGATTAATGGAGAATACATGAGAGCGATGCCCTTAGAGGAACTACTTCCCCACGCTTTATCCTGGCTTAAGAAGGCAGGTCTTATTGATGACCATTATGATAATATCCCCTTTTTGAAAGGGGCTGTTGCTATCGTAAGAGAAAAAGTAAAAACGGGCAAAGAACTTGTTGATTGGATGAAACCCCTGCTCAGTGAGCAAATCGAATACGAAGATGCTGTGTTGCAAAAATACCTAGACAACAAGGGAAAGAATATCCTTAAAGAAGTCTTCCCATATCTTGAAAAGATTTCTCCTTTTCAATCAAAGGAACTTGAAGAAACAATTAAGAGCCTAGCGATGAAAAATGGAAGAAAGACTGCCGATTATATTCACAGACTTAGGGTAGCGCTTACGGGAAGAACAGTTGGACCCAGTCTTTATCCAATGTTGGAAGTACTAGGAAAAGAGAAGGTTTTGAATAGATTACATAAAGTGCTATTTGAACATGAATGA
- a CDS encoding sigma 54-interacting transcriptional regulator, translating into MRRSASLDSPYAIIGKSRLAEELRRMIAIAALTDQPVLISGETGSGKEIVAKAIHFSSSRAMHPFVSIHCASLPKELAENEIFGAHFAGVESQRTVMGHKGKKLEAIGGTLFLDGVEELEASLQSKLLRLFEEEKITKARSIRIIASSKETIEKNIQSGQFRKDLFYRLNVIRIHTPPLRERKEDIPDLVQFFIAKYAKENPKRISKKALSLLYRYHWPGNVRELENLIIRLCLTQPKKTIEPMDIDLPFNNPLEIKEIQNLFNLPLPKALEELEQMFIHKALAECPTRSAAAKKLGIVRPLLYAKLRKYDIR; encoded by the coding sequence ATGAGACGCTCTGCTTCCCTAGATAGCCCATATGCAATCATCGGTAAGAGCCGTTTGGCAGAGGAACTCCGAAGAATGATAGCAATCGCTGCTCTGACTGATCAACCAGTATTGATTTCTGGAGAAACTGGCAGTGGCAAAGAAATCGTTGCAAAAGCCATTCACTTTAGCAGTTCAAGAGCAATGCACCCTTTTGTTTCCATCCATTGTGCATCCCTTCCCAAAGAATTAGCTGAGAATGAAATCTTCGGGGCCCATTTTGCTGGTGTAGAATCTCAGAGGACGGTTATGGGACATAAAGGAAAAAAATTAGAGGCCATTGGGGGCACTCTTTTTCTTGATGGAGTAGAAGAACTGGAAGCTTCTCTCCAATCAAAACTTCTTCGCCTTTTTGAAGAAGAGAAAATCACCAAAGCTAGATCTATTCGGATAATAGCTTCTAGCAAAGAGACGATTGAAAAAAATATACAAAGTGGACAATTTCGTAAGGATCTTTTCTACCGGTTAAATGTCATTCGCATCCATACACCTCCCCTTAGAGAAAGAAAAGAAGATATTCCTGATTTAGTCCAATTTTTTATTGCTAAATATGCAAAGGAAAATCCCAAACGGATATCAAAAAAAGCGCTTTCTTTACTCTATAGATATCATTGGCCAGGAAATGTCAGGGAATTAGAAAATCTAATTATTCGACTTTGTCTAACTCAGCCAAAAAAGACCATAGAGCCTATGGATATTGATCTGCCTTTTAATAATCCACTTGAAATAAAAGAAATCCAAAATCTTTTCAACTTACCTCTTCCGAAAGCCTTAGAAGAACTTGAACAAATGTTCATCCATAAAGCTCTTGCCGAATGTCCCACTCGCTCGGCTGCCGCTAAAAAACTTGGAATTGTAAGACCCCTGCTTTACGCTAAGTTACGTAAGTACGATATCCGTTAA
- a CDS encoding ribosome biogenesis GTPase Der, whose product MSLQDKKIGGLIQKAFRPCIIVLNKIDLLENSFDRRNWGKESRLLIQRELPFLSYAPVVALSAEKKWNYQSLFTAILLVDQERKKCIPTHEVAEFFQRTLHQFPPQPIQGKRLKIYYATQLKDKDSSKAPPCPTFVLFVNNLTLLKAAYKKFLEGKLRQTFSFTGCPILWKWKKAQGKKPLLIQK is encoded by the coding sequence ATCAGCCTGCAAGACAAAAAAATTGGTGGATTAATACAAAAGGCATTTCGGCCCTGTATCATTGTCCTCAATAAAATTGATTTGTTAGAGAATTCCTTCGATCGGAGAAACTGGGGGAAAGAAAGTCGCCTACTGATACAAAGAGAGCTTCCTTTTTTAAGTTATGCGCCTGTAGTGGCACTCAGTGCTGAAAAAAAATGGAATTATCAAAGCTTATTCACTGCTATTCTTCTTGTCGACCAGGAAAGAAAAAAATGCATTCCTACCCATGAAGTTGCCGAATTTTTCCAAAGGACCTTGCATCAATTCCCCCCACAGCCCATTCAAGGTAAAAGATTAAAAATTTACTACGCCACACAACTTAAAGATAAAGACAGTTCAAAAGCGCCTCCTTGTCCAACATTTGTTCTTTTTGTCAATAATCTCACCTTACTCAAAGCAGCCTATAAAAAATTTCTTGAAGGGAAACTGCGCCAAACTTTTTCCTTTACAGGTTGTCCCATTTTGTGGAAATGGAAAAAGGCCCAGGGGAAAAAACCACTTCTGATCCAAAAATAG
- a CDS encoding DMT family protein — protein MKTILLLIISNIFMTLAWYLHLKFRHKPLPTAIMMSWGLAFFEYIFQVPANRIGSYSFSVTQLKVLQECITLAVFTLLAWIIFKESPSWNLLIAYLFIIGAVFFAFKG, from the coding sequence ATGAAAACGATCTTGCTTTTAATTATTTCCAACATATTCATGACTTTGGCATGGTATCTGCACTTGAAATTCAGACACAAACCTTTACCTACAGCTATTATGATGAGTTGGGGACTAGCCTTCTTTGAATATATTTTTCAGGTGCCAGCCAATAGAATTGGATCGTATTCTTTTAGCGTGACTCAACTGAAAGTGCTTCAAGAATGTATTACTCTGGCAGTCTTTACCCTGCTTGCTTGGATCATTTTCAAAGAGTCCCCTAGCTGGAATCTCTTGATTGCCTATCTATTCATCATAGGAGCGGTATTCTTCGCTTTTAAAGGATAA
- a CDS encoding CDP-alcohol phosphatidyltransferase family protein, with amino-acid sequence MTLASWITLFRIVSLPLILFFLNQYQKSDEISQPDEKLRAGSLIFFLVAAFSDCIDGYLARNCGQKSKLGAILDPIADKLLLFVMLFSLATINASKIAKIPLWLPLLIASRDLFLLFGFLFLKALHKEMEVQPHWTGKLATFTSFSLVGFSLLGIAKLTNISVYLCALFLILSSIVYSIRAIKILLSQHHSVSPTAKKDNLL; translated from the coding sequence ATGACGCTGGCCTCATGGATAACCTTGTTTAGAATTGTATCCCTTCCTCTTATACTCTTTTTCCTTAATCAATACCAAAAGAGTGATGAAATAAGCCAACCGGATGAAAAACTGCGGGCAGGTTCCTTGATTTTTTTTCTAGTTGCCGCCTTTTCTGACTGTATCGATGGGTATTTGGCCAGGAACTGTGGACAAAAAAGCAAGCTAGGAGCCATTCTGGATCCGATCGCTGACAAATTACTTCTTTTTGTCATGCTGTTTTCCTTAGCGACCATCAACGCTTCAAAAATAGCTAAAATTCCTTTATGGTTACCTCTTCTAATAGCTTCCAGAGATCTTTTCCTTCTTTTTGGTTTTCTTTTTTTAAAAGCCCTACACAAAGAAATGGAAGTTCAGCCGCATTGGACTGGCAAATTGGCTACATTCACAAGTTTTAGCCTAGTGGGTTTTTCTCTGCTTGGAATTGCAAAACTAACCAATATTTCGGTCTATTTGTGTGCGCTTTTCCTTATACTTTCTAGTATAGTATATTCTATCAGAGCCATAAAAATTCTACTATCTCAACATCATTCTGTTTCTCCAACTGCAAAAAAAGATAATCTTCTATAG
- a CDS encoding glycoside hydrolase family 3 N-terminal domain-containing protein — protein MPSSSFKPIAPSDVRAILSRMNLEEKIGQLVQLSPKDGMLSEELKTLIQKGKVGSFLNLTDPSQIEEAQRIASHKSRLHIPLLFAFDVLHGFKTIFPIPIALASSMDAELIEQVARASAKEARAFGIHWTFAPMLDVCRDPRWGRVAESPGEDPFLASLLSSAWIKGFQGTNLSSSSLLAACPKHFVGYGAVEGGRDYNSVTISYRLLQEIYLPPFLQAFKQGAFATMAAFVAINGLPPAANSQLLKDLLRKDIGWEGPVISDWNAVRELVHHGIAENEKAAVAIAINSGIDIDMASGLYSQYLEELLKEGKVKEETIDDAVQRVLTLKNKLGLFTQEPHPLKIDQNRWQTILKTNKQIALEAAKKSVVLLKNEDGLLPIAPSIRSIALIGPFSEERKEHLGPWSAIGDGNEVITLAEGLKRYAPRGTKINVVEGCNRFRHGTVDYQQALKIAQSSQLIVAAVGEKANMSGEAASRAFLDFPTQQQQLIEALLETKVPVVLIVFSGRPLDLSRIIAKTKAILQAWFLGTETGEALGQILFGLYNPSGKLPITFPRSVGQIPIYYAQLPTGRPANRSFPSSRYIDQSTTPLFPFGYGLSYTTFHYSFPTLNRSRINYHQTLEIQTEIENTGTVPGEEIVQLYIRDPVASISRPLKELKGIQRVFLNPGEKQKIKFTISSEDLAFIDYEGKRKIEPGRFFLWVGPNSTEGKRAQFDLIP, from the coding sequence ATGCCCTCATCCTCTTTTAAGCCGATCGCACCATCCGATGTCAGAGCTATTCTTTCCAGAATGAACCTAGAAGAAAAGATTGGACAGTTGGTTCAATTAAGTCCCAAGGATGGCATGCTATCTGAAGAGCTAAAAACTCTTATTCAAAAAGGAAAAGTAGGCTCCTTTTTAAACCTAACAGACCCCTCACAAATTGAAGAAGCTCAGCGGATCGCTTCGCATAAAAGCCGTTTGCACATTCCTTTACTATTTGCATTCGATGTTCTGCATGGTTTTAAAACCATTTTTCCTATCCCGATTGCTTTGGCATCTAGTATGGATGCAGAACTGATTGAGCAAGTAGCTCGTGCTTCCGCTAAAGAAGCAAGAGCTTTTGGAATTCATTGGACTTTTGCTCCCATGCTTGATGTTTGTCGAGATCCTAGATGGGGAAGAGTAGCCGAAAGTCCAGGGGAAGACCCTTTTTTAGCCTCTCTCCTTTCATCAGCATGGATCAAAGGGTTTCAAGGCACGAACCTTTCTTCTTCCAGTCTCCTTGCTGCATGTCCTAAGCATTTTGTCGGTTATGGAGCTGTCGAAGGTGGGAGAGATTACAATTCAGTAACTATATCTTATAGGCTACTTCAAGAAATCTATCTTCCTCCATTCCTCCAAGCCTTTAAACAAGGAGCATTTGCAACGATGGCAGCCTTTGTTGCCATTAATGGCTTACCGCCAGCCGCCAATTCACAGTTGCTAAAAGACTTATTAAGAAAGGACATTGGATGGGAGGGTCCAGTTATCAGCGATTGGAATGCTGTCAGAGAACTGGTCCATCATGGGATTGCTGAAAATGAAAAAGCTGCCGTGGCAATAGCCATAAATTCTGGTATTGACATAGATATGGCTAGTGGTCTTTATTCCCAATATTTAGAAGAACTCCTCAAAGAAGGAAAGGTCAAAGAAGAAACGATTGATGATGCTGTCCAGAGGGTCCTAACCCTTAAAAATAAGCTCGGACTTTTTACCCAAGAGCCACATCCTCTAAAGATAGATCAAAATAGATGGCAGACCATTCTTAAGACCAACAAGCAAATAGCTTTGGAAGCAGCCAAAAAATCCGTGGTGTTATTAAAAAATGAAGATGGACTGCTCCCCATTGCTCCTTCTATTCGCTCTATTGCTCTAATCGGTCCTTTCAGTGAAGAACGCAAAGAACATTTAGGCCCATGGTCTGCCATTGGAGATGGCAATGAAGTAATAACCCTTGCTGAAGGCCTAAAAAGATATGCTCCTAGGGGAACAAAAATCAACGTGGTTGAAGGCTGCAATAGGTTTCGCCATGGCACGGTGGATTATCAGCAAGCCCTCAAAATCGCTCAAAGTAGTCAACTGATAGTCGCAGCGGTGGGAGAAAAAGCAAATATGTCAGGAGAAGCTGCATCGAGAGCTTTTTTAGACTTTCCAACACAACAGCAGCAGCTTATTGAAGCCTTATTAGAAACCAAAGTCCCAGTTGTCCTCATAGTCTTTAGCGGCAGGCCGCTGGATCTCTCAAGAATCATTGCCAAAACAAAAGCAATCCTGCAAGCTTGGTTTTTAGGAACAGAAACCGGAGAAGCCTTAGGACAGATACTTTTTGGGCTCTACAATCCTTCTGGAAAGTTGCCGATCACTTTCCCAAGATCCGTCGGACAGATCCCTATTTATTACGCTCAACTTCCTACCGGTAGACCAGCCAACCGCTCCTTTCCCTCCAGCCGCTATATCGACCAAAGCACCACCCCCCTTTTCCCTTTTGGTTATGGATTAAGTTATACTACTTTCCATTACAGCTTCCCTACTCTCAATCGTTCCAGAATCAATTATCATCAAACATTAGAGATCCAGACAGAAATAGAAAATACAGGCACGGTTCCTGGAGAAGAAATCGTACAGCTTTACATTCGTGATCCAGTAGCTTCCATTTCAAGACCTTTAAAAGAATTAAAAGGAATACAAAGAGTCTTTCTTAACCCTGGAGAAAAACAAAAAATTAAATTTACTATTTCCTCCGAGGATTTAGCTTTTATAGATTATGAAGGGAAAAGAAAGATTGAACCTGGCCGGTTTTTTCTCTGGGTTGGACCCAATTCAACAGAAGGGAAAAGAGCACAGTTTGATCTTATCCCATAA
- a CDS encoding GTPase: MKVVAIIGRPNVGKSLLFNRICCKELSLVHDIPGVTRDRIISFIHRDGQKAMVIDTGGLDFNPKTNLEKSLFEQIETSLTEATHILFVVDGRTGLTPLDQEIGKFLKKRQKPVFVVVNKIDDPKLENNTLDFVALGFDTIFPVSAAHNRGIEELLRSIFATNSIETEQKDLKLPASPPTRIAVIGQPNAGKSTLINGLIGEKRLVVDEHPGTTHDAVDVDFSIAGVPFTLIDTAGLRKKINCNQA, translated from the coding sequence ATGAAAGTCGTTGCCATTATCGGAAGGCCGAACGTTGGAAAGTCTCTTTTGTTCAATAGGATCTGTTGCAAAGAACTATCCCTGGTCCATGATATCCCAGGGGTCACAAGGGATCGAATCATTTCTTTTATTCACAGGGATGGGCAAAAAGCAATGGTCATAGATACAGGAGGGTTAGACTTTAATCCAAAAACAAATTTAGAAAAGTCCCTTTTCGAGCAAATTGAGACTTCTTTAACAGAAGCTACCCATATCCTTTTTGTCGTCGATGGCAGAACTGGACTCACTCCTTTAGATCAAGAAATAGGAAAATTTTTAAAGAAAAGGCAAAAGCCAGTCTTTGTTGTCGTCAACAAAATAGATGATCCTAAACTGGAAAATAACACTTTGGACTTTGTTGCACTTGGATTCGATACCATTTTCCCAGTTTCAGCAGCACATAATAGAGGGATAGAAGAGCTTCTTCGTTCCATCTTTGCGACCAATTCCATTGAGACAGAGCAAAAGGATTTAAAACTGCCCGCTTCTCCTCCTACCCGCATCGCCGTCATAGGCCAACCCAATGCTGGAAAATCAACGTTGATAAACGGGCTTATTGGAGAAAAAAGGCTTGTGGTGGACGAACATCCGGGAACAACTCATGACGCTGTGGATGTTGATTTTAGTATCGCTGGCGTTCCTTTCACGCTGATCGATACGGCAGGGCTCAGAAAAAAAATAAACTGCAACCAGGCTTAG